tttctgaaggaaCATGGAGagtaaggaaacaaaacaaagggaaTTAGCACTATTCTTGTACTCTAGGTTtatgaaaaaaaggcaagtgaCTTCTTGATGCCCCATCAATTAACAGCTTTTAAAGTAAGAAGATgagtttttattgttttctagTTCTTCTACATTTTTGAAGCTATTCCAGATCAACAGTTACAACATTTTTTATCAGAGTTAATACACTACAGACATACTAAGCTGCTTCTCATACAAAAAATCCCACGAAGGACACTTAACATGTAACGAAGAGAATTCAAACTGCATTCCCTTTTAAAGGTAGCAGGGATAAGAACGTTAGAGACTTTTAAACTCATCCTAGAGATGAGAGAAATAATACGccacttatttttctttaatgaggGCCTGTGATAGATACAGGCAGTAGTGACGTcaggcttcagaaaaaaaccctctgaatCCTAATATATCAAAGACAGAGAGAATTTCCAACCTGCACAACGAAATAGTAGTATAAAAAAGGCCTGTTGAACAATAAAGGTACTGAAGAATTTTACTCATTTCCCAAACAACACTAAGAAACAGAAGCTTAAGTTGTCCCAAATACCTGTGACCAGGGAAGCTGTTTGCAACTGAATCAGAGTATAGGTTAAGAGCTTTCAAGGCAGAGTGACGTGtagtaaattaattaaaagctaCCCAATCCAGGAAATTTGAAGACACCTTGTTTTTTACTCctgatattttttctgctattaTTTCAACTGCCACGTTTACTCACCTGTGAACTGTCCAACCTGTTGCTGGTATGGATTCTGTGGTTGATCCTGGTACTGGGGAGGAGGCCGTGTCAGATGccgctgcagctgctgctcctgctgctgccgctgtTTCTCCTAAGAAAGGTCCAATGCAAGACAATTTGAAAACTAATCAAGCTTTTTCCAAGGGCTATCTTGGATAAAAACAAGCTGTCTGCATATTTCTATGCACAGCTGGTAATCAAAGGGGCTTCTGCAGCCCTAAAGTCACTTCAGGCTTTGTTCTCAAGGCTCAAACACAGTCAATTTACTTTGATGAGTGACAAGACCAGGATCTCAGAGACAACAGCATGCACTACAAGAGTTACTGCAGTGCATGTCTGAAGCCTTTCAAACTTCGAAAATCTGAGATGTTAGTGGCCTAATCAGTAACATAATCAACGGGCACTTTTAGCAACactttaaagacaaaaagaggTACAGGtacaaaaagagcaaaagtgagtgtataaaaataataacatttaCTTTTTTGGTCTTTATTTCCAATGTATTTTAGATGCCTCTTTAGAAACCAGTAAAAGTGCAAgtcagaaatataaaaaaaattacacagaaatacaaaaaccgaacatgtaaatattttctaatcCTTGTctgcaaatatgaaaaaatatacacaaatCCATATTATCATAGATCACAGGTTTTCCTACAAGATTATGGAAAACTGCAGAACTAAGTCCATAATACAAGTCATACAAGTTTTGCAACCATTGTTTCAAATCGCTTTCTTAACAACACACTGATCAACTAAAACAAACCCTACTCATGACACAAAATAATTGTGCCtctttaaaagcacattttaaagagCACAGAAATTTATGATCAAgccatttgaaaaataaaccaaacgAATTTTCTACTAGGAAACTttagggaaaaatgaaatttaaaatcttgAGGGGAGTGTAGATGTAGTGATAGTACACTCAGATCTTGACAGTCTTAAGAGCCAATAGGCTGCTTTTACAACACGAAATGTatcaggcacagcatttctgtctcttcttaCTCAGATACCTTCAGCGAGACTGAAATTCTGAGAAAGGCCCATAGTGATACAATGCACAACCACCTACTTATCCAAAAAGttacacagagcacagcaggggaCAGAAATTCCCTTCCAAGAGTGTTGGGGCAAAGACACTTTAAACAAGAGACTGGTGCAATGTAACAAAAGCAGATACACATCTCTACCACCCTTCCCAAATGTCTCCAGCTGCGAAGCTGTTGAGACATGCATAGGAATGAAGAGGGCAGGCCGCTTGACAGAGGACCTGCTGCTTGCAGGACCAGTCAGACCTGAAAGAGGCTGACCACGGAAGCCAACAAGAGATGCCATAGCTCTGAGAGAAACCAAGAACTGCAGAACCtggcttggggaaaaaaagtaaaaaatacgCAGAATACCAAGTGAAAAGACAAATTTATAGTGGCAAGGAATGGCACTGAAGCTACCTGAAACTACAAACCTCCAAAGTAGACATCAGCAAGTTCAGAAATCTTTTTGTAAAACTGCATCCAGTATCATGCGtatccaaagaaaaaaacatcaaatCAGAATGCTAACAAGACCTAGCTTGACTGGGCAGTACAGGGCCAATAAATGTGGCAAATGCAGTATCTAAAACTGTTGagctgcaaagcaaagctgctccTTATTCGGGACCAGAGTCCCAGCATCACTATACACAAATGGAAATTACAGAAGTTAGTTGTAGTTACCATTACTAGGAcatgaatgaaatattttcataatacTGATATTTACTGCAGCAACATGTGCTGGCAAAGCAGAAGCAaacagataggaaaaaaaatatttcaatgctGTGTTTGAGATATGCTACTTATCATCTCCCCACTGTTCAGAGATATCTAACACCTGTTAGGTCCATTATTGTCCTAAGGAAACCTACTGGGCCACAGCTCTAAGAGCTCTAACAAAGCTCTAATAACCACCATCCACCAGACATGCAAAATCACAAGCAGGAGGTCACACCCTGTATTTCCTTTCTCCCCACCTGCTCTCAAAGAATACCTGTTTGTTAACATTTTGGGAGAGTAATGATTACTCATTTCTGACATTTGATATTAACATACAAGTTACCAAAGACTGATTGATTTACTAAAAAGTACTCTAAGCTCACAGATCACATAACTCATGGAGAAACGTGattttattgatgatctgggCATTCTCTGTCTTTCGGTCTTTGATAATGTAATTCCCCCACAGTATTCCCTTAGTCCAAATTGTTTTAACCCAAATATCAAAAACAGATCTTTACCACACTCAAACACTGACAACCACATTACTATGTTTTGTCTACACTGGCTCCAGAACTGAAGGGGCTTTTGTGTCACCTCTGTTGAGACCTCAATTTTAACTGGATGTCTCCAGGTGATAAAAGAGCCATTGGCTAGgacctggcacagccacagctccacagTCCTGCAGATTCTACTACAACCTTCCCCCGCAAAATGAGCTTTCATATATTTTCTGTTCAGAGGAGACTGTATCATTTCCTTCTTAAAGCTTCTGATGGGCAGCTGattcagggagaccttagagcacttttcagtacctaaagggggaTTACAAGAAGGCTGGAGGGGGAAGGTGTCTCAAAAGTGATAGAGCAAGGGGGAATGACCTCTATTTGAAGAAGGTTAGGTTCAGATCAGGTgtcaggaagaaattatttactgtgagtgtggtgaggcattggaacaggttgcctagagaagctgaggctgccccatccctggaaatgcttcaaggccaggttggatggggcttggagcaacctggtctagtggaagatgcccctgcccatggcagagatgTTGGAACTGAGATGATTTTTGAGGTCCTTCCCAAgcaaaccattctctgattctaaaACATCAAAAGCTATTTTATGcaccaaagcaaagcagcacaaattaaaaaaacagataGCTGGCTGCTCTCACCTGTTCTGCCAGCaaatgctgctgcctctgttcCATTAggaattgctgctgcttctgttgctCCATGAGCAGATGCTTTTGttgctgctctctctgcttctgctggtcCATCAGCATTTGGTGTTGCTTCATCACTGCTGCTTGCTGCTGATAAGCTGGGTTGCTGTGGTTACCTGCCATGGAGACGTTTGGAGCCTGGGCACCCACCCCAGGGCCTGGGACAGAAACAGGAACACGAGGAACAGTAGGAGCAGGGTTCTGATCCTGcagaacacaggaaaagcaaaaaaagttacagaaatgcAGTAACTTTTTCACTTGTGAAGCTTCTTATGGAAGCTCAGCTAATTAAAGACAACCAAACACCCATCTATACAGTGCCAGACACAGAACTGCCAGTTTGGAGTTAGGGTCAGAAGCTCCACAACATTTAGGAAGAGAGGCTTTAACTTCAGTCTCAAAGTACTTCCCAAACTCCAGCTCAAACAGGTGAGTATAGCTCTGTGTGCTCCTTTTCAGGCAGTTACAAACAGCACTTCACACACCCCAGCTTTAGTTTACTTTGGTAGCAGCTTTTCAAACActacattttctattttcattatatgaaacatttatttaaatccTGCCTCTTCTGTCAACATTTAATACTGCAAGTGTTTATGTCTCCCACCCTAAAGTTGCTTTCTTTTAGTATCAGAGAATTTACTATTTGCAGGTGAAGGGGAGAAGGCTTCCACTGGTCAAAATGGGTCTTAAAGTATTTTTCCAGCAGCCCAACCATCACCATACTCCACAGACAAAAATACTACTAAAGATAAGTCTGATAGTATTCGTTTTTCTTAAGTCTgcattttttggcattttttttgaGACTGGAACTTGGGATAAGCAAAAATAACATGTAACAATTATCATTCAAGATCCGATACTGCCCTCTTAGTACCAGCAAATCCCTTTGAAATTTGACAGCTTTCATCATTAAAAAGCACAGTTCAGCCTCATCTCTAATTGCACAAACAAATGTTATGTTCAAGTTAAGAATTTAGCTAATGGGTTTGGCTGTTGGCTCTCACTTTGCAGTTTCACAAGGAATCATGGACCAAATAGAAGGAATGCTAAGTTGTTCTGTGTGCAAGTTTTTGAGAAATTCTCCAGAAGCTTTCATCAGTATTTCTGTTAGTTCAGTGCAAGTGTGGCAGTGTAGATGCAAGGTCACCCTCATTGTTTTTCAGTGAGGAGGAGATGTGACACACACAGTCGTCTCTACCCTCCTTCTTCCATCAAAATGCTGTTAGACAGTTACTTCTGCCAGCTTTCAaagagattctttttttttttgtgctttatgaAGCAAACATTGATctcaaatttttatttgtacacCGGTGTGGTCTTTATCACAGACTATTGAGAGCCTTTTcacaggttttttgttttgttgaggGAAACATGACTAGAGCTGGATCTCAAACAGCTTTTGCTGGAGGAGCTTTAATCCTTGTaacaaataccttttttttaacaagcCCTCTCGTATGTGCATTGCAGGTACATGTTACAGAATCCCAATGAGTCTATACTTCCACCCACTACATAAATTTTCACCTGCAGCACACCTGTAGTAACAGTTATATACAAGGCAAAGGAGCACCACCTGGaattttctgttacagaaaaacCTGAAGCATATGCttcaagcaaacaaacattACTATTATTCATTCTTAATGATGTATTTCTCTCCTATGCCATGTTTCCCCAATGCCCAGAGACTTAGCCAATAAAAATCCTTAGAACTGAAAGGTGCCAAGGAACACCCAAGAAATGAGGAATGCAGCCCCCACTTCCACCTCTCTGCAAAAGTAGGTCTTTTTATAGTAAGCCAACTCTGACACAAGTAGGGACTAAAAACAAGGTAAAGAAATCAAAGCTTCTTTGAGAACACTGTTTAACACTACCATTTTATATGAGTTATTTTAGTCAAAAGTTTACAAAGCAtctatttatctttttaagCAGAGGCTTCTGTGAAGCATGACATAATTTGTTGCCCACAAAGTATATTAAGCTGGAAATCACACGTTACATGACCTAGAACCCAATATTAAAAACTGTCCCCAGTGGAAAAAAGACCTTATGATTCTTGTCTCAGCTTATTGTATAcagaaattttctctttaaaatcaATGAAAACACTTGAAACTACACCAAGGAATCTGTACTCCAGCCTTACCTACCCAACAACCTTAAATCTGCTACTGAACAAAGGTAATTCAGGACATTCACCTGACCATGTGGCAGTCGGTAGGCAATGTTTCCAGACTTGGGTTTCAACAGGATCATCCCATTTTGGTCATCACTCACGTGGGATAGTGGTGGCTGCTGGCGCTGCTGGAGGTATGCCAGCATGGGAGTCTTGTTCTGCCCAGGCACTGCCACCCCCTGCTCACACTCTGCTTTGTAATGGGAAAGAGGTTTGGTGTTCCCATAGTCCAGCATAGAGCCTTGACTATTCACAGGGTTCTGGTTCAAGCTGTTTTGCTGATGACCCAAAATGTTCACATGGTAATTGCCTCCAGCTCTCGGTGAGCTTTTATTTCCCAAATTAGGCATCATGAGTTTCTGATTGTTGAAGTCTGGCTGATAAACCGATGGGCTAGTGGGATTTTCCATGGTATATGGGACAGCCAGTGGACTATGGGAAGACCCAGACTGTTGCCACGTAGACATCTGATTTGTTTGGTGGACTTGTGAAGCTTGTTGCTGGTTCTGCAACATCTGATCTCTCTTCTGCTTGGCAGCAATCTGCTGAAGTTGATGAGCAGAAGACATTTCTTTGGCACTTCCTGCACACTTCCCAGGTAACAGCACAGGCCTCTGGACATTCTGAGAGTGGTTTGATGCCTGCATCATGGGCTGATTAGGATTTTCAGTCATTGACTGACTGGAAGATGGGAACATAGCCTGGGAAGTACCAACTGTTGTAGAAGCAGCACTTACAGGTACAGAAGCAGCACCAATAAATGCTGAACCTGAAGAAGTGGCTCTAACCTGGGGAGATCCCAGCTGTTCTTGTTCAAAGGGTGCTGGGGAAAACTCAGTCTTTATGTTAATATCTTGTGGCAATGGAGTCTGTGCAGCTGAATTTGAAGAATCTGCatcttttttgtcttcaaaGTCGTCATTGAAGAGATCCTTCATGTCTTCATCGGGCACTGATCTATTGAGCTCCTCAATAAGTTCCTTCCATTCTTGCTCATTTAGGTTAAGATCAGGCATCAAATTATTCTGAGATATAGAACCTCCTGCTACAGGATTCATACAGGGAAGCTCATCTACGGGCTCCTGCTTCAGCTCTTTGTTCAAACTCAGAGGAAATGAGTCATCTGCATCACCACCTCCATTCATCTGCAGGCTGGAATCTGGAAGACACTTCTTGTTGATGCCATCGAGCCCCATCGGATGTTTCCCATTAAGTTGTAAGGTATCTCCAGTGCCAGATTTCTTGTCAAGATGATGGAGTGGAGACACAGGGGGTATTCCATTGGAAGAACCACTCACTCCAAGACCATCATCACGACGCAGTTTCTTGGACACAGAAAACACATCGGCATAGCCATTCTGCTGGTCTCCGTTCTGAGGGGAAGCAGCACTGTCAAGCTTTCTTTTCACAGTCTCATGgagctgctgaaaaagaaaaggaatattttactTATGTAGTTCTATGTTACATAGATCTGGATTTTTATCTCTTACCAGAACATTGTCTAGCTCTGaataaaacacttcagaaaaaaatcaaagattaTATCTTTGTTCTGGtaacattttgttttacaaGTCAGCACATGAGATGACTTCCTCACTATAACCTCTTagggaaaattttcaaaaaacatgtaCTACTTCAAAGAGAGAAGTAGTGTGATTTTCAGACAAAACTAAAGGTGCCATATACTctgacaacaacaaaaagttgAGAAATGGCTGTGAACTGGAATACGTTATGGTTTTTCctattcaaaatgaaaaaaatattgaagaatGTTAAGAATCAAATTTTAGATGAGAATAAAACCCCATATTTTATTTGATCTATGTACACACACCGTGTAATTGTTCCATGAGACTGTTTTATAAAGCAGTCTcacatttaaatattcagaaaaaacaaGTGATTCTCTTGTGATAACTTTTAGAGAACAACTGTGTATATAAATTTTGTAAACAATCACACTTTTGGCACTGAAGCAAAACCAATTTGTCACTTAGCGACCATTGCTTCACACTTGTGGAAAATGCAATTCAGAGTTCAGCCAGTTCTATTACAGCAGAGCAAGttcattcttttcctcctttctgctgaagtattttccagctgctctgaccACCAGAGCCCCAAGCAGCTCCACAGTTGGCCTCTCACAGATGGTGAAGGCACAGATTCTTTTTCTCGTGGTGCCACCTAGAAGCGACcagcagctacagcagcagcttcacagCCACAGCCTGAGCACCTTTGttccctgtttttctccttcctgccagCATTCTTGCAAATATAAAGTTCTTTCTATTGACCTcaaaagcatctgaaaacaGAATTCCTGCGCACATCAAAGGTGACTATAAACTTTTCCTTCCCTCGGGTGCATTctataaaaaaaattgagctTTGCTGGTGCTGGAACGCTCCACCAACGCAGACAAACCTGTAGGGCAGAGACACTGCTCTGACAGCGCAGGGAACTTAAAGAGGGAGCTGCCATCAGCTCCCGACCCGGGTGAGACACCGTGGTACATCTCAGCAAGACACACGACAGGAATCCCCACCAAGAGCTACCCATCTGAGGCATGGGGTCGCTGAACAACAGCCCTCTCAGATGGCAGGAAAGCAGCTCATTAAACAAACCTCAAGACAAGTATGGTTCTTTTCATATTACCTGCAGTCTTCATAAGGCAGTCCACTAACCCCTGGGGAAAGCTGTCTCATccaaggaaaaatgggaaaccTCAAGATCTCAGCATTCAAGCAAGAGGTTGTATGTAGGGCCAGCATAAATTATCAGAAGAATTTTACACACTTGCCTGGGCAACAGCATTCTTTGATTTACAGACAGAAGGACTGGTTCACAGTTAatagttgttttgtttttttttttaacagtctACAGTTAGCTGCTCTTTGGGGGAAAACAACCTCAGACCATCTGTTTAATTCCTGCACAGGTAACAGCAAAAAATCCCCATTATTTGTTTAATGCTTGCATAGGTAAGAGCTAAGTCGTATTTTTATCTGTGGGACAGCCTCCAGCTTCCCC
Above is a window of Corvus moneduloides isolate bCorMon1 chromosome 15, bCorMon1.pri, whole genome shotgun sequence DNA encoding:
- the MAML1 gene encoding mastermind-like protein 1 isoform X2 — encoded protein: MVLPPCPMAEFVVPRHSAVMERLRRRIELCRRHHSACESRYQAVSPERLELERQQTFALHQRCLQAKAKRAGKHRQPPPAPPPPAPPPPAAAAGSAERSGANGLDGEAASGEQQHGRSSALIALHETVKRKLDSAASPQNGDQQNGYADVFSVSKKLRRDDGLGVSGSSNGIPPVSPLHHLDKKSGTGDTLQLNGKHPMGLDGINKKCLPDSSLQMNGGGDADDSFPLSLNKELKQEPVDELPCMNPVAGGSISQNNLMPDLNLNEQEWKELIEELNRSVPDEDMKDLFNDDFEDKKDADSSNSAAQTPLPQDINIKTEFSPAPFEQEQLGSPQVRATSSGSAFIGAASVPVSAASTTVGTSQAMFPSSSQSMTENPNQPMMQASNHSQNVQRPVLLPGKCAGSAKEMSSAHQLQQIAAKQKRDQMLQNQQQASQVHQTNQMSTWQQSGSSHSPLAVPYTMENPTSPSVYQPDFNNQKLMMPNLGNKSSPRAGGNYHVNILGHQQNSLNQNPVNSQGSMLDYGNTKPLSHYKAECEQGVAVPGQNKTPMLAYLQQRQQPPLSHVSDDQNGMILLKPKSGNIAYRLPHGQDQNPAPTVPRVPVSVPGPGVGAQAPNVSMAGNHSNPAYQQQAAVMKQHQMLMDQQKQREQQQKHLLMEQQKQQQFLMEQRQQHLLAEQEKQRQQQEQQLQRHLTRPPPQYQDQPQNPYQQQVGQFTGSSSAMPGVGNLGQSSSGSPRMFPQSQNMIQMGPGHTPVAPLQSGSSQQDRGVSQYPSMQNMQRGGLYNLASGMTQMVPQHATPSANGQTPMQRQGSLGQGAAVPTGYGQNTLPNSSISQQHNKGALNPTLSKPQMARVPAAMGAQNPSWQHQGIPNINNQTQANSGLGPFTANSSFHMQQTHLKMSNQQFAQGMPQVSLSTSRPMTSMNAAVSGQMLSSSLGAQPRTNPPAQQQVPSQQVLPGMNQTVPDLNAFNQNPNQQIPNRGNLHCSQGYPVRTTSQELPFAYSSQSGNNGLQNLTGDTDLIDSLLKNRTSEEWMNDLDELLGTH
- the MAML1 gene encoding mastermind-like protein 1 isoform X1, which encodes MVLPPCPMAEFVVPRHSAVMERLRRRIELCRRHHSACESRYQAVSPERLELERQQTFALHQRCLQAKAKRAGKHRQPPPAPPPPAPPPPAAAAGSAERSGANGLDGEAASGEQQHGRSSALIAQLHETVKRKLDSAASPQNGDQQNGYADVFSVSKKLRRDDGLGVSGSSNGIPPVSPLHHLDKKSGTGDTLQLNGKHPMGLDGINKKCLPDSSLQMNGGGDADDSFPLSLNKELKQEPVDELPCMNPVAGGSISQNNLMPDLNLNEQEWKELIEELNRSVPDEDMKDLFNDDFEDKKDADSSNSAAQTPLPQDINIKTEFSPAPFEQEQLGSPQVRATSSGSAFIGAASVPVSAASTTVGTSQAMFPSSSQSMTENPNQPMMQASNHSQNVQRPVLLPGKCAGSAKEMSSAHQLQQIAAKQKRDQMLQNQQQASQVHQTNQMSTWQQSGSSHSPLAVPYTMENPTSPSVYQPDFNNQKLMMPNLGNKSSPRAGGNYHVNILGHQQNSLNQNPVNSQGSMLDYGNTKPLSHYKAECEQGVAVPGQNKTPMLAYLQQRQQPPLSHVSDDQNGMILLKPKSGNIAYRLPHGQDQNPAPTVPRVPVSVPGPGVGAQAPNVSMAGNHSNPAYQQQAAVMKQHQMLMDQQKQREQQQKHLLMEQQKQQQFLMEQRQQHLLAEQEKQRQQQEQQLQRHLTRPPPQYQDQPQNPYQQQVGQFTGSSSAMPGVGNLGQSSSGSPRMFPQSQNMIQMGPGHTPVAPLQSGSSQQDRGVSQYPSMQNMQRGGLYNLASGMTQMVPQHATPSANGQTPMQRQGSLGQGAAVPTGYGQNTLPNSSISQQHNKGALNPTLSKPQMARVPAAMGAQNPSWQHQGIPNINNQTQANSGLGPFTANSSFHMQQTHLKMSNQQFAQGMPQVSLSTSRPMTSMNAAVSGQMLSSSLGAQPRTNPPAQQQVPSQQVLPGMNQTVPDLNAFNQNPNQQIPNRGNLHCSQGYPVRTTSQELPFAYSSQSGNNGLQNLTGDTDLIDSLLKNRTSEEWMNDLDELLGTH